From the Acidobacteriota bacterium genome, one window contains:
- a CDS encoding menaquinone biosynthesis decarboxylase translates to MPIEDLREFIRALEKQGELKRIQTEVLCELEITEITDRVSKAGGPALLFENVTGYRTPVLINALGSERRMLIALGAESYDEIAGRLTELIDFKSPEGLMEKIKLLPKLAELGSFFPKRVKSGPCQEVVLLEDEFSLLKLPILKCWPEDGGRFITFPLVFTNNPLNGKRNVGMYRMQVYDGQTTGMHWQMHKHGAAHFREHVRTGQRMPVSVAIGGDPLLTFAAIFPLPDDLDEMMLAGFLRSKPVPMVKCITNDIEVPANAEIVLEGYVDPHEQRVEGPFGDHTGFYTEAKDFPVFHVTCVTHRRHPIYQTTIVGRPPMEDCFMGEAVGRIAMPVLKRQFPEVVDMHLPFEGVFHNLMIVSIKKAFPGHARKIMNSVWGTGQMMFTKCIIVVDEDVPVRDPQYVAWYVLNNIDPERDIQFTLGPIDELDHSSRMIAYGSKMGIDATRKWPSEGFHRDWPKENRMSDDIVKLVDAKWKTLFK, encoded by the coding sequence ATGCCAATTGAAGATTTGCGAGAATTTATCAGAGCCCTCGAAAAGCAGGGGGAACTCAAGCGCATCCAGACTGAGGTTTTGTGTGAGCTTGAAATCACCGAAATTACCGACCGCGTTTCAAAAGCTGGTGGCCCAGCATTGTTGTTTGAAAATGTGACCGGTTACCGCACCCCGGTTCTCATCAACGCTTTGGGCAGTGAGCGCCGAATGCTGATTGCCCTGGGGGCGGAATCCTATGACGAAATTGCCGGTCGTCTGACGGAACTCATTGATTTCAAATCACCTGAAGGGCTGATGGAGAAAATCAAACTGCTGCCGAAACTGGCCGAACTGGGCAGTTTCTTCCCCAAACGGGTCAAAAGCGGTCCCTGTCAGGAAGTTGTGTTGCTCGAAGATGAGTTTTCACTCCTGAAATTGCCTATTTTGAAATGCTGGCCCGAAGATGGTGGCCGGTTTATTACTTTTCCGCTGGTATTTACCAACAATCCATTGAACGGCAAGCGCAACGTCGGAATGTATCGCATGCAGGTATATGACGGTCAAACCACCGGCATGCACTGGCAGATGCACAAACACGGGGCGGCCCATTTCCGCGAGCACGTACGCACTGGCCAGCGCATGCCGGTTTCAGTTGCGATTGGTGGCGATCCGCTGCTCACGTTTGCCGCGATTTTCCCGTTGCCGGATGACCTGGATGAAATGATGCTGGCCGGGTTTCTCCGCTCAAAGCCCGTGCCGATGGTGAAATGCATCACCAACGATATCGAAGTGCCGGCCAATGCGGAAATTGTGCTCGAAGGCTACGTTGACCCGCATGAACAGCGGGTCGAAGGTCCGTTTGGCGACCATACCGGGTTTTACACCGAAGCCAAAGACTTTCCGGTGTTTCACGTGACCTGTGTCACCCACCGCCGCCATCCGATTTACCAGACCACCATCGTTGGCCGTCCCCCGATGGAAGACTGCTTTATGGGTGAAGCCGTCGGACGAATTGCCATGCCGGTCCTGAAACGGCAATTTCCGGAAGTGGTAGACATGCATCTGCCATTTGAAGGCGTCTTCCACAACTTGATGATCGTGTCCATCAAAAAAGCTTTTCCCGGCCACGCCCGAAAAATTATGAATTCTGTCTGGGGCACGGGGCAGATGATGTTTACCAAATGCATTATTGTGGTGGATGAAGACGTGCCGGTTCGGGATCCACAGTATGTAGCCTGGTATGTGCTCAACAACATTGATCCGGAACGCGATATCCAATTTACCCTGGGCCCGATTGACGAACTGGATCACTCTTCTCGAATGATCGCTTATGGTTCTAAAATGGGAATTGATGCCACTCGCAAATGGCCCAGTGAAGGATTTCACCGTGACTGGCCGAAAGAAAACCGAATGTCCGATGACATTGTCAAGTTAGTTGATGCCAAGTGGAAAACGCTGTTCAAATAG
- a CDS encoding Fic family protein → MKTFLQFQQGIQSIPMAASWHLSDLGEARGKQELFTRQSPQKLKVLREHALIESAVSSNRIEGVEIDHKRIGTVLFGKSLLHNRDEEEIRGYRNALQFIHNQGARLRLDSDLVCRLHALTRGLAGDAGQFKTRESHIIEKYPDGRQRVRFQTVSVSETPQAVIELIALWHQCLEERWVHPLIAMAAFNLDFLCIHPFRDGNGRVSRLLFLLQCYQLGYEVGRYISLERIIEQNKERYYETLEASSQRWHQGHHDPWPVIHFFLFVLKTAYQEFEHRFEQASAPKGSKTELIEAAIRSGSDTFTMTDLERAAPGVSRDMIRAVLKRLKDDGQVMCLGRGPGARWSVISQKQPKE, encoded by the coding sequence ATGAAAACATTTCTCCAGTTTCAACAAGGTATTCAATCCATTCCGATGGCGGCAAGCTGGCATTTGTCTGATTTAGGCGAAGCACGCGGCAAACAGGAATTATTTACCCGTCAGTCACCACAAAAGTTAAAAGTCCTCAGGGAACATGCCTTGATTGAAAGCGCTGTCTCATCGAATCGAATCGAAGGGGTTGAAATTGATCACAAACGGATTGGAACCGTTCTGTTTGGGAAATCGCTGTTGCACAATCGAGATGAGGAAGAAATCCGGGGCTACCGGAATGCACTTCAGTTCATTCACAATCAAGGTGCTCGGCTTCGGTTGGATTCTGATCTGGTGTGCCGACTCCATGCGTTGACTCGGGGGCTGGCTGGCGATGCTGGTCAGTTTAAAACCAGGGAAAGCCACATTATTGAAAAATACCCTGATGGTCGTCAGCGAGTTCGGTTCCAAACTGTCTCGGTCTCAGAAACTCCACAGGCAGTTATTGAATTGATTGCGCTTTGGCATCAATGTTTGGAAGAGCGATGGGTTCATCCGCTGATTGCGATGGCCGCGTTCAATCTGGATTTTCTGTGCATTCATCCCTTTCGAGATGGCAATGGGCGTGTTTCCAGACTGTTGTTTCTGCTCCAATGTTACCAGCTTGGGTATGAAGTCGGGCGATACATTAGTTTGGAACGGATCATTGAGCAAAACAAAGAGCGATACTATGAAACCCTGGAAGCCAGTTCACAGCGGTGGCACCAGGGTCACCACGATCCCTGGCCGGTGATTCATTTCTTTCTCTTTGTTCTCAAAACGGCGTACCAGGAATTTGAGCATCGGTTTGAACAAGCTTCAGCCCCCAAAGGGTCAAAAACCGAACTGATTGAGGCAGCAATTCGATCTGGTTCCGATACTTTTACCATGACTGATTTGGAACGAGCCGCTCCTGGCGTGAGCCGAGACATGATCCGTGCAGTTCTCAAACGGCTCAAAGATGATGGACAGGTTATGTGTCTTGGTCGTGGTCCTGGTGCCAGATGGTCTGTTATTTCCCAAAAACAGCCCAAAGAATAA
- a CDS encoding response regulator, with the protein MADKILVVDDDPSLRKMLTTVLSKHYQVEEAASGEDALKIAAQGDVRLVLLDVMMPGMSGLETCLRLRRNPRSCHATIVMLTARKQEEDVVEGLKVGADDYLTKPFKFSELIARIDSHLRRQWRELQASPLTGLPGNLQIQAIIKTNIKAGIRFAVIHADLNNFKAYNDRYGFTAGDEVLNFTANVLTSAVNVLGVAETDFVGHIGGDDFIIVTAPERSEALCQTIIEHFDAEIEDFYTPEDWARGGVIVTDRQGNHGLVPVLSIALAVVVCDGRYISHPGQIAQIAAELKKQAKAKDGSEYIVDRRSTWSSIPETSPPEPAQE; encoded by the coding sequence ATGGCTGATAAAATTCTGGTGGTAGATGACGATCCAAGCCTCCGCAAGATGCTAACCACGGTGCTGAGCAAGCACTATCAGGTGGAAGAAGCCGCATCGGGCGAAGACGCGCTTAAAATTGCGGCTCAAGGTGACGTCCGACTGGTGTTGCTCGATGTGATGATGCCGGGAATGAGTGGGCTTGAGACCTGTCTGCGGTTACGCCGGAATCCACGCAGTTGCCATGCCACGATTGTCATGCTGACCGCTCGTAAGCAGGAGGAAGATGTTGTCGAAGGGCTCAAAGTCGGGGCGGATGATTATTTAACCAAGCCGTTTAAATTCTCTGAGTTGATTGCCCGCATTGATTCACACCTGCGCCGGCAGTGGCGCGAATTGCAAGCCAGCCCGTTGACTGGGTTGCCGGGAAACCTCCAGATTCAGGCGATTATCAAGACCAATATCAAAGCTGGGATCCGGTTTGCCGTTATTCACGCCGATCTCAATAACTTCAAAGCCTATAATGACCGTTATGGATTTACCGCCGGAGATGAAGTTTTAAACTTTACCGCCAACGTGTTGACCAGTGCCGTCAACGTGTTAGGCGTGGCTGAAACCGATTTTGTCGGCCATATCGGGGGTGATGATTTCATTATTGTGACGGCACCGGAGCGGAGCGAAGCCCTCTGCCAGACCATCATCGAGCACTTTGATGCCGAAATTGAGGACTTTTACACACCGGAAGATTGGGCCCGGGGAGGAGTCATCGTCACTGATCGTCAAGGAAACCATGGGTTGGTTCCCGTGCTCAGTATCGCTCTGGCGGTGGTTGTCTGCGATGGTCGCTATATTTCACACCCCGGTCAGATTGCCCAAATTGCCGCCGAATTAAAGAAGCAAGCCAAAGCCAAAGATGGAAGTGAATATATCGTTGACCGTCGCTCCACCTGGTCTTCCATTCCAGAAACTTCCCCGCCAGAACCAGCTCAGGAATGA
- a CDS encoding TIM44-like domain-containing protein: MSFFKRHFFLVCLVVSLCGLLVWFELADGSARPGGGHSYGGSRRSSGGGSGGSGGSGSGEGLFFLLELIFRLIFYYPKIGIPLLLIVIVWFIYSSRHSQVPSYSSRVPQEWEPLPSPVTISQRSDALRVHDPNFSEILFMDFVAALYGRVHEARGRQGLEPYRSFVSPDALNQLAYQTPADVVGVTGIVLGSATVIDFTPVSEPVITITVEFETNYTELNRHGEGQTTWYARERWAFQRKRDLLSRPPEKITVDRCPKCNGPLEKRPDGSCAFCGVMISGGDFDWFVIRIELLGREDRGPALTQDVPERGTDLPTVFQPNVELVFKQFTVLNPTFQWGVFEKRVQHIFHQIYLAWTSLDWEQARPFETDNVFQMHRYWIREYERQGLRNVLKEIQISRIDLAKVKADAFFDAITVRIFASCIDYTEDLAGTILCGKPNKPRIFTEYWTFIRRRGVASVSKGNSSCPNCGAPLHINMAGVCEYCGSKITSGDFDWVLSRIEQDDAYRG, translated from the coding sequence ATGAGTTTTTTCAAACGACATTTTTTCCTGGTGTGTCTGGTGGTGAGCCTGTGTGGCCTTCTGGTTTGGTTTGAACTGGCCGATGGGTCAGCTCGCCCCGGTGGCGGTCATTCATATGGCGGCAGCCGAAGAAGTAGCGGCGGCGGGAGTGGCGGGAGCGGTGGGAGTGGGAGCGGCGAAGGTCTTTTTTTCCTGCTGGAGTTGATTTTTCGCCTGATTTTTTACTATCCAAAAATCGGGATACCGCTCTTACTCATTGTCATTGTGTGGTTTATCTATAGTTCACGCCACAGCCAGGTGCCATCATATTCATCGCGCGTTCCGCAAGAGTGGGAGCCCCTGCCGTCACCGGTGACCATTTCCCAGCGATCAGATGCGCTCCGGGTCCATGATCCAAACTTTTCAGAAATTCTCTTCATGGACTTTGTGGCCGCGCTGTACGGTCGAGTCCACGAAGCCCGTGGTCGGCAGGGGCTTGAACCATACCGGTCTTTTGTCAGCCCGGATGCGTTGAACCAGCTTGCCTATCAAACTCCGGCGGACGTGGTCGGAGTGACTGGAATCGTGCTTGGATCCGCCACCGTGATTGATTTCACCCCAGTTTCAGAGCCGGTAATCACCATCACAGTTGAATTTGAGACCAATTACACCGAACTCAATCGCCACGGCGAGGGCCAGACGACCTGGTATGCCCGTGAACGATGGGCATTTCAGCGAAAACGGGATCTGCTGTCGCGCCCGCCGGAAAAGATCACGGTTGACCGGTGTCCGAAGTGCAACGGGCCACTTGAAAAACGCCCGGACGGGAGTTGTGCCTTCTGTGGCGTCATGATTTCAGGCGGAGACTTTGACTGGTTTGTGATTCGGATTGAGTTGCTTGGTCGCGAAGATCGCGGGCCCGCCTTGACCCAGGATGTGCCCGAGCGGGGAACTGACCTGCCAACCGTGTTTCAACCCAATGTTGAATTGGTGTTTAAGCAGTTCACTGTGTTGAATCCGACGTTTCAGTGGGGAGTCTTTGAAAAGCGCGTCCAGCACATTTTTCACCAGATTTACCTGGCCTGGACCTCGCTGGATTGGGAGCAGGCCCGTCCCTTTGAAACGGACAATGTGTTCCAGATGCACCGCTACTGGATTCGCGAATATGAGCGGCAGGGACTGCGAAACGTGCTCAAAGAAATTCAAATCAGCCGCATTGATCTGGCCAAAGTCAAAGCGGATGCGTTTTTTGATGCGATTACTGTCCGCATTTTCGCCAGTTGCATTGATTACACGGAAGATTTGGCGGGGACGATTCTCTGTGGCAAGCCCAATAAACCGCGCATTTTCACTGAATACTGGACGTTCATTCGTCGCCGGGGAGTGGCTTCCGTGTCAAAAGGGAACTCAAGTTGCCCCAATTGCGGAGCGCCGCTCCATATCAATATGGCGGGTGTCTGTGAGTATTGCGGCAGCAAAATCACAAGCGGCGATTTTGACTGGGTCCTGAGCCGCATCGAACAGGATGACGCGTATCGAGGATGA
- a CDS encoding PAS domain S-box protein, whose amino-acid sequence MPMSKTERIRDILDPVAHQLQNPQELDRVLYQIAREATEYFDAVCCRVWLIRRGDLCATCHWAEQCSDKRRCLHLKASCGAPIDSEFRRAPLDVFSHETIARGGIADWSKRAPEFDFLIDRTWAEQQQLVSFATQPLRVENRVVGLMAIFSRKLIYPADFREMGAFGSYASTAIRVAELTVRAQRAETAMKEKDRELQQTTRLLNSVLNADTEQSVIVEDLEGNVLAFNEGASQAFGYVPEEVIGKINSEKLYAPEDRATGRMMEIFKTTIEQGTYDGTLRRLRKNGEVFVEKATLTLQRDEEGDPAGFLIVARELSKTEIDSAAAPTLESALQPVVVIDPLTESFQALVASQRIDQLPDVVLAQVLRLLPIKQAAFFLLENKKFILRAMLNGDLSAVQAGWKLDSDHARLWYQQLQDDRPFELSAELLPANAPFLAGMAPSAGWWVLPLFQDGPMAVVATLADGGLTEAELETGRQLMFLATRVLDHTLLMEQLNDQLRHLHARYSSLEQEHRLLCDQSTDLQLSRAQLLEQSGNIEANLVRMTGQHRALSQEVSELKGYSSELEQALESFRERQKALQSEINELKPAAERSHGLAKALSEAEATAAQLKENLTEAERHYEQGYRRLSERNAQLEKSMAELQHEQHDRENRLKLLEEQNAVREQHLATLSELETERTAWAVTQERLVREVQEAERKAQEYQENLRRVEASLAQALEQRNEARAGLEAARHEMQSTLEALATDQKRVSALEKELQHKEAEWHQQTDEQAALRKSVSDLEQQVEKFRQQCAELEERYARRNAEFNLQRDELTRLQLLVAPYRELQVKYLDLEQREKLLEERFQGLRSTFEQVEFERTKFEDDLRETRERVLGLQKDVSDERHQHERELEAERQIHQEHVMKLMADIAELEETKRTLNDLSTAYARLRSVWDEAQSDLAQARAAMDTTLNDVRNAEQSTRTLRGEAERLASDRARLLSENQLLHAELDRLKAIPPVDVAPYETRIAELEAVLLVTQARQTEFQQTFEDLEAKMADRSAQEVTLHEQIHQLSERITELSAQSEAHRESTEALQRELEHLQSIPPVDVGPYEERIAYLEQRLSDQETEKLARQDETASLVAESDAHKLEKEQLREAFRDLTRQFEALTAETEAREILLHRIQSELDALRAVSPVDVAPFEARIQELETSLAAQVEHLAESKAEIDRLQKEQADQRAEREHERGELARLHLQANEQFTQISELYSQIEADDAERATLRAAVKTLEERIHELHTRSQRLQMMHDALGSAHDEVKQLLGAAVQDRHYLEREAEQLQAANTRLETQAVQLTALTTQLTTENQELQLQLAELKQQSSQLTSQNEQLQTQVLEIAALYDRQRKQYEVFQARFLQRLKLQEAERADWQRLLDNAAGTELTLHETVRELEQVKTESTQLQARNEQLEAQKGELIIQIDEINTRFLKQKERFNTILPRLLDRLQLMEAERTDWKRLIDHAAAIETDLREALKAREEARHTQEEQVKTELEQELQSLSATLAESRAQSDEMIRTLQARLDQSRVEQEVLHTEIQELHGRLTGELDQTVLLRAQQAQLEAEVVELQTKLEASVDEQAVLQTEVERLQGRLTGELDQAVFLSAENSNLQASVSELQTQLEESEQSRQVLETQVSTTAQALAEAEAARLELSRQFDTQMAEYQRVLDSTQQEVHRIREHLEAVLKEKQTLLEQRPLPTAVLDPIFQSVETLTSMTSEPTETLAEPMKVSVPLRILLASDAPDGAAQLQSLLVEQGHSISFAPDGEAALSAIFLELPDVVIANLESPYFDTGDLLQSMRRNPTWRKLPVILLYCDVPDAQRGLLPAQNEQTRLLFQDGLTEDTIRQALTIAQK is encoded by the coding sequence ATGCCTATGTCGAAGACCGAACGCATTCGCGATATTCTCGATCCCGTTGCTCATCAACTTCAAAATCCGCAGGAGTTAGACCGGGTGCTGTACCAGATTGCCCGTGAAGCCACCGAATATTTTGATGCGGTGTGCTGCCGGGTCTGGCTCATTCGGCGTGGCGATCTATGCGCTACCTGCCATTGGGCCGAACAATGCTCCGACAAACGCCGCTGCCTGCATCTGAAAGCCAGTTGCGGAGCGCCGATTGATAGTGAATTTCGCCGTGCACCGCTGGATGTCTTTAGTCATGAGACCATTGCGCGCGGAGGGATTGCCGACTGGTCCAAACGGGCGCCGGAATTTGATTTTTTAATTGACCGCACCTGGGCTGAACAGCAGCAACTGGTGTCGTTTGCAACCCAGCCGCTCCGAGTTGAAAACCGTGTTGTAGGGTTGATGGCGATTTTTAGTCGTAAACTTATCTATCCGGCTGATTTTCGCGAAATGGGCGCATTTGGCTCGTATGCCTCAACCGCCATTCGAGTTGCCGAGCTGACAGTTCGTGCCCAACGGGCTGAAACCGCGATGAAAGAAAAGGATCGCGAACTCCAGCAAACCACCCGCCTGCTTAATTCGGTGCTCAATGCCGACACCGAGCAATCCGTGATCGTTGAAGACCTGGAAGGCAATGTACTGGCCTTTAATGAAGGTGCCAGCCAGGCGTTTGGATATGTCCCCGAGGAAGTCATCGGGAAGATCAACAGTGAAAAATTGTATGCGCCGGAAGATCGTGCCACCGGACGCATGATGGAAATTTTTAAGACTACTATTGAGCAGGGAACATATGACGGGACGCTGCGGCGGCTCCGCAAAAATGGCGAAGTCTTTGTCGAGAAAGCGACTTTGACTCTCCAGCGGGATGAAGAAGGCGACCCGGCTGGCTTTTTGATTGTGGCCCGTGAGCTTTCAAAAACCGAAATTGATTCCGCCGCCGCACCGACGCTTGAGTCAGCTTTGCAACCCGTGGTGGTGATTGACCCCTTGACTGAAAGTTTCCAGGCCCTGGTGGCCAGTCAACGCATTGACCAGTTGCCGGATGTGGTCCTGGCTCAAGTTTTACGCTTGCTTCCAATCAAACAGGCGGCTTTTTTCCTGCTCGAAAACAAGAAATTTATTCTGCGTGCGATGTTGAACGGCGATTTGAGTGCCGTCCAGGCTGGCTGGAAGCTGGATTCAGATCATGCCCGACTCTGGTATCAGCAGCTCCAGGATGACAGACCGTTTGAATTGTCAGCCGAACTGCTGCCGGCGAATGCTCCATTTCTGGCTGGGATGGCGCCGTCGGCTGGGTGGTGGGTGCTGCCGCTTTTTCAGGATGGCCCGATGGCGGTGGTGGCGACGCTGGCTGATGGTGGGTTGACCGAAGCTGAACTTGAAACCGGGCGACAATTGATGTTTTTAGCGACCAGGGTGCTTGATCACACGCTCCTGATGGAACAACTCAACGATCAATTGCGCCACCTGCACGCCCGGTATTCCTCACTTGAGCAGGAACATCGTCTGCTCTGCGATCAAAGTACGGATCTTCAGCTTTCACGGGCCCAACTCCTGGAACAAAGCGGCAATATTGAAGCCAATCTGGTTCGAATGACCGGACAGCATCGGGCGCTATCCCAGGAAGTTTCAGAATTAAAAGGATATTCGTCTGAACTGGAACAGGCGCTTGAATCATTCCGGGAACGGCAAAAAGCACTCCAAAGTGAAATCAATGAATTGAAGCCAGCCGCCGAGCGTTCACACGGATTGGCCAAAGCCCTGAGTGAAGCCGAAGCCACCGCCGCCCAATTGAAAGAAAACCTGACGGAAGCCGAACGTCATTATGAACAGGGCTACCGTCGGCTTTCCGAACGCAACGCCCAGCTTGAAAAATCAATGGCCGAACTCCAGCACGAACAACACGACCGTGAAAACCGCCTTAAGCTCCTGGAAGAGCAAAATGCGGTTCGCGAACAGCATCTGGCGACGCTATCGGAACTCGAAACCGAACGAACCGCGTGGGCGGTCACCCAGGAACGGTTGGTGCGTGAAGTACAGGAAGCCGAACGTAAAGCCCAGGAATATCAGGAAAACCTTCGCCGGGTCGAAGCCAGTCTGGCCCAGGCCCTGGAACAGCGAAACGAAGCCCGTGCCGGACTTGAGGCGGCTCGGCACGAAATGCAGAGTACACTTGAAGCGCTGGCCACCGATCAGAAACGCGTTTCGGCGCTTGAAAAAGAACTGCAGCACAAAGAAGCCGAGTGGCACCAGCAGACCGATGAACAGGCGGCCCTCCGAAAATCTGTCTCCGATCTGGAACAGCAGGTTGAAAAATTCCGCCAGCAATGTGCCGAATTGGAGGAACGCTATGCGCGGCGAAATGCTGAATTCAACCTTCAGCGGGATGAACTGACCCGCCTTCAACTGCTGGTGGCGCCCTATCGCGAACTGCAAGTGAAGTATCTTGATCTTGAACAACGTGAAAAGTTACTGGAAGAACGCTTTCAGGGCTTGCGCTCAACCTTTGAACAGGTTGAATTTGAGCGAACCAAATTTGAAGACGATCTGCGCGAGACCCGTGAGCGGGTGCTTGGGCTGCAAAAGGATGTGAGCGACGAACGCCACCAGCACGAACGCGAACTCGAAGCCGAGCGACAAATTCACCAGGAACACGTGATGAAGCTCATGGCTGACATTGCCGAGCTGGAAGAAACCAAACGCACGCTCAATGACCTGAGCACAGCCTATGCCCGGTTGCGTTCGGTGTGGGATGAGGCTCAAAGCGATCTGGCCCAGGCGCGGGCCGCGATGGATACCACGCTCAACGATGTGCGCAATGCCGAGCAATCCACCCGGACGCTCCGGGGTGAAGCCGAACGACTGGCGTCTGACCGGGCCCGGCTCCTGAGCGAAAACCAGTTGTTGCACGCCGAACTGGATAGGCTCAAAGCGATACCACCTGTGGATGTTGCCCCCTATGAAACCCGAATTGCCGAGCTTGAAGCGGTACTTCTTGTTACTCAGGCCCGGCAGACCGAATTTCAGCAAACTTTTGAGGATCTTGAAGCAAAAATGGCAGACCGTTCAGCCCAGGAAGTCACCCTCCACGAACAAATCCACCAGTTGTCTGAGCGCATTACCGAGTTGAGCGCCCAGTCTGAAGCCCATCGGGAATCAACCGAGGCTCTGCAGCGGGAACTGGAACACCTGCAATCCATTCCCCCAGTGGACGTTGGTCCTTATGAAGAGCGCATCGCATACCTTGAACAACGCCTCAGCGACCAGGAAACTGAAAAACTGGCGCGTCAGGATGAAACCGCCAGTCTGGTAGCCGAGAGTGACGCCCACAAGCTTGAAAAAGAACAGCTTCGCGAAGCTTTTCGGGACCTCACGCGTCAGTTTGAAGCTTTGACGGCGGAGACCGAAGCCCGTGAAATACTGCTGCACAGGATCCAATCTGAACTGGATGCGTTGCGGGCCGTGTCGCCGGTTGATGTCGCACCTTTTGAAGCCAGAATTCAGGAGCTGGAAACCTCACTTGCGGCCCAAGTTGAACATCTGGCCGAATCAAAGGCCGAAATAGATCGTCTCCAGAAAGAACAGGCTGACCAGAGGGCGGAACGCGAACACGAACGCGGAGAGCTGGCACGACTGCATCTGCAAGCCAACGAACAATTTACCCAGATTTCCGAACTGTACAGCCAGATTGAGGCTGACGATGCTGAGCGGGCCACGCTCCGAGCGGCGGTGAAAACCCTCGAAGAGCGCATCCACGAGTTACACACCCGGTCCCAGCGATTGCAGATGATGCATGATGCACTTGGCTCAGCTCATGACGAAGTAAAACAATTGCTCGGAGCTGCCGTCCAGGATCGCCACTACCTGGAACGTGAGGCCGAACAGTTGCAAGCTGCCAATACCCGACTGGAAACCCAGGCAGTCCAGTTGACAGCGCTCACCACGCAACTGACAACCGAAAACCAGGAATTGCAGCTTCAGTTGGCTGAACTGAAGCAACAGTCATCGCAGTTAACGTCCCAAAATGAACAACTGCAAACCCAGGTCCTGGAAATTGCCGCACTCTATGACCGCCAACGAAAGCAATATGAAGTCTTTCAGGCACGGTTTTTACAACGATTGAAATTACAAGAAGCCGAGCGCGCCGACTGGCAGCGCCTGCTCGACAATGCGGCTGGAACGGAATTGACTTTGCACGAGACGGTGCGGGAATTGGAGCAAGTCAAAACGGAATCAACCCAATTGCAGGCTCGGAATGAGCAGTTAGAGGCCCAAAAAGGCGAACTGATCATCCAAATTGACGAAATAAATACCCGCTTTCTGAAGCAAAAAGAGCGATTTAATACAATTCTCCCTCGGCTTTTGGACCGGCTTCAACTGATGGAAGCGGAGCGAACTGATTGGAAGCGCCTGATTGACCATGCCGCCGCGATTGAAACAGACCTCCGGGAAGCGCTCAAAGCCAGGGAAGAAGCGAGACATACCCAGGAAGAACAGGTCAAAACCGAGCTTGAACAGGAATTGCAATCGCTGTCAGCAACGTTGGCGGAATCCAGAGCCCAATCAGATGAAATGATCCGCACCTTGCAAGCCCGATTGGACCAGTCTCGGGTTGAACAGGAAGTGCTGCACACCGAGATTCAGGAGCTGCACGGACGCCTGACGGGCGAACTGGACCAGACGGTGTTGCTCCGTGCGCAACAGGCCCAGCTTGAAGCCGAGGTTGTGGAACTCCAGACCAAACTGGAGGCATCGGTTGACGAACAGGCCGTCCTGCAAACCGAAGTTGAACGATTGCAGGGGCGGTTGACCGGCGAACTGGATCAGGCTGTGTTTCTCAGTGCCGAAAATTCGAACTTGCAGGCATCAGTCAGTGAATTGCAAACCCAACTGGAGGAATCTGAGCAATCCCGGCAGGTTCTGGAAACACAGGTTTCAACCACGGCCCAGGCACTGGCCGAGGCTGAAGCTGCCCGGCTCGAACTGAGCCGACAATTTGATACTCAAATGGCTGAGTATCAAAGGGTTTTGGATTCAACCCAGCAGGAAGTTCATCGGATTCGCGAACATTTAGAAGCTGTTTTAAAAGAAAAACAGACATTGCTGGAACAGAGGCCGTTACCGACAGCCGTCCTTGACCCCATTTTTCAATCAGTTGAAACCCTGACCTCGATGACCAGCGAGCCAACCGAAACGTTAGCCGAACCCATGAAGGTTTCGGTCCCCCTTCGAATTTTGTTGGCGAGTGATGCTCCCGATGGTGCTGCTCAGCTACAATCGCTTCTGGTCGAGCAAGGGCATTCGATTTCATTTGCACCAGACGGGGAGGCGGCGCTCTCCGCGATTTTCCTGGAGCTTCCGGATGTGGTGATTGCCAATCTTGAAAGCCCGTATTTTGACACCGGGGACCTGTTGCAAAGCATGCGTCGCAACCCAACCTGGCGAAAACTGCCGGTGATTCTGCTCTATTGTGATGTGCCGGACGCCCAGCGGGGCCTGCTCCCGGCACAAAACGAGCAGACCCGATTGCTTTTCCAGGATGGACTCACCGAAGATACCATCCGTCAGGCCCTCACGATTGCCCAAAAATGA